CCTTTCTCTCACCCAACGAACAGGTCTTTCCGCGCCCGCTCGAGAAGCTTCGCGTTGATTGCGACAATGACCGTGGAAATCGACATCAATGCCGCGCCGACGGCGGGCGAGAGAATGATGCCGGCCGAGTACAGCACGCCGGCCGCGAGCGGAATAGCCACAATGTTATAGCCGGTCGCCCACCACAGATTCTGGATCATTTTAGAATAGGTCGCGCGCGAAAGTTGGATAATGGCCGCAACGTCGCGGGGGTCCGACCGCACCAGCACGATGTCGGCCGATTCCATCGCGACGTCTGTGCCCGCTCCGATCGCGATCCCAACATCCGCCTCCACCAGAGCCGGCGCATCGTTTACGCCGTCGCCCGTCATCGCAACCGACAGGCCCCGGCCCTTTACTTCTCTGATCTTGGCCGCCTTCTGATCGGGAAGAACTTCGGCGAAGTAATCGTCAAGCGCCAGTTCCGACGCCACCCATTTGGCTACGGCGACGGCGTCGCCCGTCACCATCATCACCTTGATTCCCATCTCCTTGAGCTTGTGGAGCGCCTCCCTCGATTCGGGACGAATTATGTCCGCCAGTGCGATCGCCCCTACGGGCCGGTCATCGAGCAGCACGTAAACCACCGTCTTCCCCTGCGCGGCAATCCGCTCGACCTGCTCATTCTTCACGCGCATATTCCGCTCATTCAGATAACCCGGACTAACCACCTTCACGTCGGTCCCGTCAACAAGCGCTTGCGCGCCTTTCCCGGGAATCGCCTTGAAATCTTTTGGCGTGGGGAACTGGACACCCCTCTCGTTTGCCGCCTGGACAACGCCCTCCGCTATCGGATGCTCCGATTGGCTTTCAATGCTTGCCGCCAGTCGAAGCATTTCCTCCGCCTTTTGGTTGTCCAGCGGAATGAGATCGCTCACCCCAAAGCGCCCTTGCGTGAGCGTGCCGGTCTTATCGAACACGATCGCATCCAGTTTTCTTGCGCGCTCGAATGCCGATCGATCGCGGATCAGCAGCCCCGTTCCCGCGGCCATTGCGGTCGAAACCGCGACCACGAGCGGGATCGCGAGTCCGAGCGCGTGCGGGCACGTGATAACCATAACCGTCACCATGCGCCCCAATGAGAATGAGAACGCCTGCCCCAACAGCAGCCACACGGCGAGCGTGATAGTGCCGGCGCTCAACGCAATGATTGTGAGCAGCAGCGCCGCCCGATCGGCCAGATCCTGTGTCCTGGAGCGCGACTCCTGCGCCTTTCGCACCATCTCGATCACTTGCGCCAGATACGTTTCTTCGCCTGTTTTCTCGACCTCCACCGTTATTGCGGACTCTCCGTTAATCGAGCCGCCGATCGCCGTGTCGCCCTCGCCCTTCTCCACCGGCTTGCTTTCACCCGTCAGCATCGCTTCATTTACCGATGTCCGCCCCTCGACGACCACCCCATCAATCGGAACCTTTTCGCCCGGCTTCACCAGCACCCGCATGCCCTTTTTCAATTCCGTCACCGGCACGTCCCTCGTGCCGCCGTTCTCGAATACATGGGCATCCGCCGGCATTATCTTGATGAGTTCCTCCAATGCGCCCGATGCTCCCATCACCGACCTCATCTCGATCCAGTGGCCCAGCAGCATCACGTCGATCAGGGTCGCCAACTCCCAAAAGAATACTTCTCCGCGCAAGCCGAACACCACGACCGAGCTGTAGCTGTAGGCCACTGTAATCGCTAGCGCGATCAGTGTCATCATTCCCGGCCGCTTCTCGCCGAGTTCCTCGCCCAGCCCCCGCAGGAATGGCCAGCCGCCATAGAAAAATACGATACTCGCCAAAACGAATTGGACGTAACGGTCGCCGGGAAACCTCAACTGCTCGCGCACTCCCAGCGCTTCCTGGATCATCTCGGCGAGAAACAGAATGGGGATCGTAAGAATGAGGGAAACCCAGAAACGGCGGCGGAAATCGGCCACCATCATCTTGTGATGGTCACCCTCCATCTCGTGCTCGCCATGTCCCTCGGGCATCCGTTGGGCGTGCTCCTCATGACGGGCCGCACTCAGCAGTTCATCTTCTTTCTCACCGCCGCTTTGGCCATGAGGATTCTTTTGGTGGCGGCTCATTTGTAGCCTTTTCGCTGGCGTGGAATGAGAACATGCAGAACAATCTTACGTGCCATTACCTTCAAAAGTTAAATTTACCCGCAATGTTGACGAACTTTTTAAGAATATAGCAGGATTGGCATTGAACCGCTAATTGTTTCCGAGTGGCCGACAGCATCACCTTTTCAGCAAATTGAAGTCACGGTGCAGAAATCGATGCGAGTGGATCCCCTCTTTTGAAAGTTGCTTAATATCAAACAGCAGACCGTTAAAAAACAGACCGTTTTTCCTCCTCCAGCCCTGTCCCATTAATGAGTTGCATCGTCCCAAGCTCTTATCCTCAATGCCCTTAGAACTTATTTGTTGAGTCTTATCATTTGGTACTTTTTATGCCTTGTTTGGTGGGGGAGAGAAACAGGAGGACCAGAGGAATTCAGAAAGAGGTGAGTAGGATGAAAATCAAATTATTGGTGGCGGCGGCAATGCTTATTGCTATCGGATCGACATCTTCCGCAATGGCCGAGGAGCTTTCAGCCGTTGTGAAGGCGCCCGAACGCTATACGGAAAAGCGGATCGAGTTGACAGCTCCAGTGGTTCTGAATCCAGAGCCTGAAGGCGGGGAGTATAAGAAATGGGAGTTCACGATTGGCTCACAACAGGAGCAACTCAAAGTAGAACGCAAGGGATTTAATCCGGCTGTCATTGTAAAAGGATATCAATCGGCCGAAGAAGCGCGCCGAGCAGGCGAGACAGTATCCCTTTCCGGCCACCTGGAACGCACAGCCACAGGGCCGATCCTGGAACTGGAATCGCTTGAATACAAGGGAACAACGATCCATATGAACGAAGGGCCATTCGTGGATACGGTGTATGGAGACTGCTATCCCGGTTCTCCAAAATTCTACGACGGGTACACCTATTATCCGGGCAAGTTCCCCTATTAGGTGAGGGAACTGACCTTGGGTTCTGAGTCATAGTCTGGCCAGCATATTCAAGCAATCTCCGGATCCCACGCGACCTTTCCATATGTAAAGGATCAAAGGAGAAAGAGGTATCGGGATGAGGAAGATATCAGTTGGAGGCAATGTGATCAATATTCCGGGTTTGCTTACCGAATACAGGTTTTCAGGGAAGGCTTCCATCTCCCTACCAAAATCCCGCAGGGGAACTCCGCGTGCCCAGTGGAAACCTTCCCTGTTTTCATTCATACAGAATGGATGTCATCTTTTTCGGGGAAGACAACGAGTATCACAAAAGGTTATGGGGCCAATGAGTGGCTTCTCGTGAAGAAACCAAAAGGACAGGAGGGGCATTTGGCTATTCCAACAAAGAAAGAAATAATCAACCTGTATCGAAAGCGCGGGAAACGGTATGACTTTACCGCAAATCTTTACTATCTGCTCGGTTTCAGAGAATACGCCTATCGGAAGCGGGCTGTGGAAGAACTCGGCTTGACGCAAGGGGATACAGTAGTCGAGATAGGCTGCGGAACAGGATTGAACTTTCCTTTCCTTCAACAAAAAATAGGACCTAACGGGAAAATCATCGGCGTGGACTTGACAGACGCGATGCTTGCCCAAGCTCGAAAGAGGGCAGAAAAGAATGGATGGAAAAACGTTGAACTCGTTCAGCAGGACGCTTCGACGTTTTCTTTTCCATCAGGAGTGGATGGGATTATTTCCACATTTGCGTTGACCCTGGTTCCGGGCTTTGAACAGGTGATTCGCAACGGCTGTCATGGCCTGAAACCGGGGAAAAAATGGGTTGTTCTGGATTTCAAATTGCCATCGGGCCGACTGTCGGCTCTCGTTCCGCTCGCAATCTTTATAACAAAGCCTTTCGCAGTGACAAAGGAACTCGCTGAGCGGCATCCGTGGGAGGCGATTGAGAAATACTGTAAGAACGTCCGGATGACCGAACTCTACTTCGGATTTGCATACATATCTTCGGGCGAGCGGGGAGACGACGGTTGTTGAGATGCTGGAGCATTCATCGCTCGATGGCTGCTTTCGCCACTATTTGCCGCCTTACTCAGCCAGGGTAAGCTGCATACGGGCTACTCTTGCAGGTCACGCTTCATCGCTTCAAACTGCTCTTTCGTTATCTCGCCCTTCGCATAGCGCACTCGCAAAATTTCCAGAGGCGTCTCTTCGCGTCTGGTTGGAGGAGCTTCGCGACGGCCGGATCGCGCGGCAACAACAATAAAGTAGACCGCAATGCCAAGGATGAGCAAAACGACTATCCACATGAGGATTCCTCCATACCAGTAATCCATCATCCCATGCCCCCTGTCATCCATATGCCCCCAATAGTCTCGCGCATGGCACCCGGACAGCAAAGAGATCAACAGAATACTTGTAAGAATGCGACCTGCTCGCATGCCGGATTCCTCACGTTCCGCTTCACCGACAAGAAAGGTGTTCAGAAGGAATCGAACTGGAAATTTCATGACTCGCACCCGTCGAATACATATTCAACAATAACAATGATCCGAAGCGCCCGCTAATGAGATACTTTTGTCGGCAGGATGTAATCCATGAAGCTCTACCATTTTCCGGCCCAGAAAATCAGCTTTCCGGGGCGGATTCGGCGGGGACGGTATCCGGGACTCTCTCCGGCGACGACGAGTCTCCGATGACCCAGACCGGGCAATTTGCTTGACGGACAAGACGGATCGCAACGCTTCCAAACAGGAATTCTTCCGACCGCGTCAAACGGTGGCGGCCAACAACAATCGCGCTGTGTCCGCCCGACTCCTGCTCGGCCAGGAGTACGTCTGAAACACGAGCGTTCTTCCGGTCAACAAGCTTGCTTTCGATGCTTGTGGATTGAAACCCGCTTTCCAACAGAAGTGAACGCGCCAGGGTGGCGACTTCGTAACTCGATGAGATGTGCGCGGGGAAATTTCCGTTCTCCCTGGTTGTATTTGACGAGGACGGCTCCGCCTCTGGCGTATTAACCACTTTTAAAGGCGTTACTCTGATATCCGGAGCACCCTTGAACAGGTGAGCGATATACCTGACGGCATTTATGGAAGCGCCGGAATCGTCCAGATAGACCAGAAGCTTCTGTTCCGCCGGGAATACAGCGGGAGAATATAAGTTGCCGCCGCTGATTGCCCGGCCATAGCTGATTCTCATATCGGAATAGGTGCCAATGAAGGCGCCTGCGATAAAAAACAGAACAATCTGAATCCCATTCCCCACCATCATTTCCGCGGTTGGCATCATGACCGTCACCGCATGATGGATGTAAACGAGGAAAACCACAGTGGCGGCTAGCAGCCCCCCTTTTTTTCCAAACCACCATCCGCAAACTGAAACCGGGATAAAGAACAGTGCCTGGAGGAAGACGTGGAAGGAACATCAGATGATGAGGGGTGCCGTAGTGAAAAGCTGTGATGGCAACGATGAAACATAGAACAGTAACGAGCCTGACTCTCTTAATGGAAGACTTCATTTAACACCTTTAATCTGCTGCTGTTTTTCGAAGTGTGCCGGTGGCAGAGACATTATGGCGTCACCAATATCTTCCACGATCTCCGGGATCGATTCATAAAAAAGCTCTGCCCCATGACTGAAATGCATGAGCACTTGATTCAGCTTGGGCGGTATGTAAGGATATAGTTTCCTCCAGTTCATCAGACGGGTGTTCTCAACAACAGAGAAATCGTTTTCTTCAAGGCGCTCAAGCGCCTCGATTGGGGGGACGCGGCGCGCGAGATTATGAAGTGTTCTCGCACCCTGCCCCACCAACTCGCTCAAGATATTGCCAATACCGAACAAGTCAAGCGCAAACGGCTTTTCATCAAAAACAAAATCATAATCGAAATCGATCCACCGAAGCTTCTTTGATTCGTTATCCAGTATCAAATGGTCGCTTCGCACATCTCCATGGCGGATGCCGGCATCGTGCAGCTCATGCAACGCTGTCAGGCTTGGAAGAAAGAGTCGGAGCAGCGAAGGCAGAGCCTGGTTGAAGTAGGCTTCGTGCGGTCCATTGAAATACTCAACCTCATCGAGAAGAGTGCGCCCGCCAATGTGGTCTATGACACGCACGTGTTCGTTTGCGCTGGTGGTGATCGTACAACCCTGCATGAAGTAGGGGTTTCCCCTCACGTGTTCCAGCGCATACCCTTCTTTTAGCGGGCTGCGGAAGCAGCGTATCCTGTATTCCCCGTATTTCAGGGTAAATTGCTCCTGAAACACCAGTTTAATGATCTTCCTCTTTCCGGTTGGAACTTCGAAAGCATACTTCACCCAATGTTTTGGCTCATCGTCAAGTCCAAAGCTCCGTTCTCTGGCGATCCCGCTTACGACATAATAGCGGCCGTCAAGCACAACCACATCCCCTCGATTAATTGCGAAAAAATCACCCAACTCCCGATGAATGATGATTTTCGAGGGGCAAGCGCCCAGATACTGCTCAACCGCATTCCTTAGGTCGGTTTGAGCATCCATTGTGATACTCCTCAAGAACATGATTGCCGGTCACCGCTCTGGTGGGGTTCCAAACCGGATACAGCAAGTTCGATGCCTGTCTTTATCATGGGTGTTTCCCCTTTGTCGCGGTGATGCACAAAGGATGTAAATAAAATGGACTCATAACCTTAAGATAGATGGCTGAATCTATCCGGAGGAAAGGCTTTCTTCATCTGTTGTCACGGCCATTTTCCCATACGAAACAGTCGCTGTCGGATTTCAAACAATCGAACATCATCCGATCGGTCTTCCCCCCTCGCCGGGTTGGCCAAAAGAGCAGGTTTTGCCATGGGAGTGCAGAGTTCCGGGCGCTGGCATTGGAATTGCATTTTGAACTCATGACAGCAAGGAGAAGATGCCATGAATTCACATACAATTTGTCAGGTATGCGGAAAGCTGATAGGCCCGAAGGAAATGCACTTCAAGACGACATATGAGGGGAATACCTATTATGCTTGTTGTTCGATTTGCCTGTCGATATTGCAGAAACAATCCAGAAAGCACATTCGCGCCCGTATGGATAATTTGGGAGACATCAAAAGATGCTGCTGATTCCGTCCCGGATTAACCGTCGTAATAGGTGACGGTTTCATTCATAAGCCGGAGGCCGGCTTCTGCAAAATCATCATTCATCAAGCCGCGGTCAAACTGGGCTCTTGCGCGGATCGTTAATTCTTAGTCTGTTCAACTTCACTCACGATTTAGGGCATTTGCAGAGATCCCCTTTGGCCGCCGGATATACTCTTCCTGTTTTCGCATCTCTTGCACAGGAAAAATCTCCCTTTACAACTTAATTGTTGAGCTATTGGAATAGTGATTGCGGGACCGGCTTAAGGGAAGAAGCGGTTGAATAGCTGGCCGATCACCAGGGGAACAAGGCTCATTCCGACGATCAAGGCCCACCCTTTTTGTCCCGGATCGGTCAAATTCAAGACAAGCGCCAGGATCGGCAGGTAAACGGCCAGCAGCAGCAGCCCCACGCAGAGGATTAATGCCCCCCAGACGTACCGGTTGCGTGTGATCTCATTCCGGAACGGAACGGTGTCGCGATCGCGCATGTTGAAGACGTGCCACAACTGAGCAAGCGCCAGCGTGACGAATGAGACGGTGACCGCCAGCTTGTAATCTGCGTCCAGCCAGACAAAGGCGAGGCCGAATGCAGTCAGCACTGCAACCGTTATCAACGCTCCATAGATCGATATCGCCCCCCAATGACGGCGGGTGATGAGTGATTCCTTCGGGTCGCGGGGCGGCCGCTTCATGATTTCCGGATCGCCTTCGCCGACCCCCAGCGCGAGCGCGGGAAAGACGTCAGTGACCAGATTCAAGAACAATATCTGCAGCGGCAACAGAGGCAGCGGCGCGCGCACAATGGATGCGAGCGACACAATCAGTATTTCGCTGACGTTACACGAAAGCAGATACACAATGAACTTCCTTATATTGTTAAAGATGACTCGTCCCTGTTCGATGGCGGCGACGATCGTGGAGAATGCATCATCCTTGAGCACCATATCCGCCGCCTCGCGCGCCACCTGCGTCCCGCGCAATCCCATCGCCACGCCTATGTCCGCTTTCTTCAGCGCCGGCGCATCATTTACGCCGTCGCCCGTCATCGCGACTATGGACTTGCTCTTCTGGTGCAGCGTGATCAGGTCGAGCTTCTGCTTAGGGCTGACCCGCGCAAATATGTTCGCCTCGATCAAACGCCGCCGGTCCTCCTCCGATAGTTGCTCCGGATCACGAAGATGCTTTCCCTGGATCACCTCGGCTTCGCCGTCGGCGCCCAAGCCGACCGAGGCGCCCACGCTGCGCGCCGTGACCGGCTGATCCCCGGTCACCATGATCACTCTGATGCCTGCCTTGTGACACAGAGCGATGGAATCGCGCACCTGGCTCCGCGGCGGATCGAGCAGACCCACGAGGCCGACCAGCGTCAAGTCCTTATACGGCGGCTCGCCCGTGGACGCAATCGTCTTCGTCTCCAGCGCCAGAATCCGCAGCCCCTCCTGCGCCATCTTTTCGTTCCGCTCCAGCCATTCGCGGCGCACCTGCTCGGTCATCTCCTTCATTCCCTCCGGAGTGCGAATCGACGAGCACGCGCTCAATACCGCCTCCGGTGCGCCTTTCACGGCCACCCGAAATCCTTCGCTCAACTTATTAAACGTGCCCATCAGCTTCGTATCGGAATCAAAGGCCTCCTCCCGCGCCTCTGGCTGAGCCGCGGTAAGCTCCCGCTGGTTTATTCCCGCTTTGGCGCCGGCGATAAGGAGCGCAACTTCGAGAGGATCGCCGACCGACGCCTGTTCCTTTGAACCCGGTTCCGGCAGCGCGGCGTTATTGCACAAAACGCCGATTTCGAGCGCATTGCGCAGGATGTCGTCTGCCTTCGGATCAATTGGTTGGCCGTTCCTGCGGAACTTCGCTTCCTCCTCCTCCGATCCGACGGTTATCTCGCCGGATGATAGAGCGTACTTCATGACCGTCATTTTGTTTTCCGTCAGGGTTCCGGTCTTATCGGTGAAAATCACGTTTGTAGAACCGAGCGATTCTACCGCAGACAGTTGATTGATGATGGCGTTGCGGCGAGCCATGCGGAACATTCCTCGCGCCAACGCGATCGTGGCGACGATGGGGAGACCCTCGGGTACCGCGGCCACCGCGAGCGCGATTGCCGTTTTCACCATCAGCACCATTTCCTTGCCCGCGAAGATTCCGCTGATAGCGACAAATATTGCGATAGCCAACGTCAACCAGATAAGGTTTCTGCCCAATTGATGCAGCC
This Candidatus Abyssobacteria bacterium SURF_5 DNA region includes the following protein-coding sequences:
- the cadA gene encoding cadmium-translocating P-type ATPase, giving the protein MVADFRRRFWVSLILTIPILFLAEMIQEALGVREQLRFPGDRYVQFVLASIVFFYGGWPFLRGLGEELGEKRPGMMTLIALAITVAYSYSSVVVFGLRGEVFFWELATLIDVMLLGHWIEMRSVMGASGALEELIKIMPADAHVFENGGTRDVPVTELKKGMRVLVKPGEKVPIDGVVVEGRTSVNEAMLTGESKPVEKGEGDTAIGGSINGESAITVEVEKTGEETYLAQVIEMVRKAQESRSRTQDLADRAALLLTIIALSAGTITLAVWLLLGQAFSFSLGRMVTVMVITCPHALGLAIPLVVAVSTAMAAGTGLLIRDRSAFERARKLDAIVFDKTGTLTQGRFGVSDLIPLDNQKAEEMLRLAASIESQSEHPIAEGVVQAANERGVQFPTPKDFKAIPGKGAQALVDGTDVKVVSPGYLNERNMRVKNEQVERIAAQGKTVVYVLLDDRPVGAIALADIIRPESREALHKLKEMGIKVMMVTGDAVAVAKWVASELALDDYFAEVLPDQKAAKIREVKGRGLSVAMTGDGVNDAPALVEADVGIAIGAGTDVAMESADIVLVRSDPRDVAAIIQLSRATYSKMIQNLWWATGYNIVAIPLAAGVLYSAGIILSPAVGAALMSISTVIVAINAKLLERARKDLFVG
- a CDS encoding methyltransferase domain-containing protein, producing MSSFSGKTTSITKGYGANEWLLVKKPKGQEGHLAIPTKKEIINLYRKRGKRYDFTANLYYLLGFREYAYRKRAVEELGLTQGDTVVEIGCGTGLNFPFLQQKIGPNGKIIGVDLTDAMLAQARKRAEKNGWKNVELVQQDASTFSFPSGVDGIISTFALTLVPGFEQVIRNGCHGLKPGKKWVVLDFKLPSGRLSALVPLAIFITKPFAVTKELAERHPWEAIEKYCKNVRMTELYFGFAYISSGERGDDGC
- a CDS encoding SHOCT domain-containing protein; this encodes MKFPVRFLLNTFLVGEAEREESGMRAGRILTSILLISLLSGCHARDYWGHMDDRGHGMMDYWYGGILMWIVVLLILGIAVYFIVVAARSGRREAPPTRREETPLEILRVRYAKGEITKEQFEAMKRDLQE
- a CDS encoding universal stress protein codes for the protein MVFLVYIHHAVTVMMPTAEMMVGNGIQIVLFFIAGAFIGTYSDMRISYGRAISGGNLYSPAVFPAEQKLLVYLDDSGASINAVRYIAHLFKGAPDIRVTPLKVVNTPEAEPSSSNTTRENGNFPAHISSSYEVATLARSLLLESGFQSTSIESKLVDRKNARVSDVLLAEQESGGHSAIVVGRHRLTRSEEFLFGSVAIRLVRQANCPVWVIGDSSSPERVPDTVPAESAPES
- a CDS encoding cation-transporting P-type ATPase, translated to MQKKLVDQKPAPPVRDAWARPVEEILRELEVDPLHGLSHSEVRKRLHKYGHNSLTETKRKSIISILMDQFRSLMIVLLLMAAAVSLFFQEYVEGIAIAAVIAINTAIGFLTEMSAVRSMEALQRMTKVSTKARRNGTVKEIPADQLVPGDIVVLEGGDIVSADLRVIQASKLQADESALTGESVPVGKHRETVDADSVLADRKNMLFKGTAVTRGSGEGVAVSTGMATELGHISALVEEAVQEQTPLEKRLHQLGRNLIWLTLAIAIFVAISGIFAGKEMVLMVKTAIALAVAAVPEGLPIVATIALARGMFRMARRNAIINQLSAVESLGSTNVIFTDKTGTLTENKMTVMKYALSSGEITVGSEEEEAKFRRNGQPIDPKADDILRNALEIGVLCNNAALPEPGSKEQASVGDPLEVALLIAGAKAGINQRELTAAQPEAREEAFDSDTKLMGTFNKLSEGFRVAVKGAPEAVLSACSSIRTPEGMKEMTEQVRREWLERNEKMAQEGLRILALETKTIASTGEPPYKDLTLVGLVGLLDPPRSQVRDSIALCHKAGIRVIMVTGDQPVTARSVGASVGLGADGEAEVIQGKHLRDPEQLSEEDRRRLIEANIFARVSPKQKLDLITLHQKSKSIVAMTGDGVNDAPALKKADIGVAMGLRGTQVAREAADMVLKDDAFSTIVAAIEQGRVIFNNIRKFIVYLLSCNVSEILIVSLASIVRAPLPLLPLQILFLNLVTDVFPALALGVGEGDPEIMKRPPRDPKESLITRRHWGAISIYGALITVAVLTAFGLAFVWLDADYKLAVTVSFVTLALAQLWHVFNMRDRDTVPFRNEITRNRYVWGALILCVGLLLLAVYLPILALVLNLTDPGQKGWALIVGMSLVPLVIGQLFNRFFP